The following are from one region of the Variovorax sp. V213 genome:
- a CDS encoding Crp/Fnr family transcriptional regulator — MSMLSNLELLRRVPLFASLTSSQSASIADAIIKKRFKRAEVIVEQGKKSNALYIILTGRARVTSADTRGREVILATLHTGDYIGEMSLIDDEPHSATVRTEIQCDVLMLGRDAFARCLPENSSMAYNIMRGLVQRLRHADRKIESLALMDVYGRVARSLLEFAIDDGAGNFKVRDKISRQDLAKMVGASREMVSRVMKDLEERGFVQSQDDGSMIVKERLLSLT, encoded by the coding sequence ATGTCGATGCTTTCCAATCTTGAGCTGTTGCGGCGCGTTCCGTTGTTCGCTTCGCTGACATCCTCGCAATCAGCAAGCATTGCGGATGCGATCATCAAAAAGCGCTTCAAGCGAGCGGAAGTCATTGTCGAGCAAGGCAAGAAATCCAACGCCCTCTACATCATCCTGACCGGGCGGGCGCGCGTCACGAGCGCCGACACCCGCGGCCGCGAAGTGATCCTTGCCACGCTGCACACTGGCGACTACATCGGCGAGATGAGCCTGATCGACGACGAGCCGCATTCGGCCACGGTGCGCACCGAGATCCAGTGCGACGTGCTCATGCTGGGGCGCGACGCGTTCGCACGCTGCCTCCCCGAAAACTCCTCGATGGCCTACAACATCATGCGCGGGCTCGTGCAGCGCCTGCGCCATGCCGACCGCAAGATCGAGTCGCTGGCGCTGATGGACGTCTATGGGCGCGTGGCGCGTTCGCTGCTCGAGTTCGCCATCGACGATGGTGCGGGCAATTTCAAGGTGCGCGACAAGATATCGCGCCAGGATCTCGCGAAAATGGTGGGTGCTTCGCGCGAGATGGTGAGCCGCGTGATGAAGGATCTCGAGGAGCGCGGATTCGTCCAGTCCCAGGACGACGGCTCCATGATCGTCAAGGAACGGCTCCTGTCTTTGACTTGA
- the trxB gene encoding thioredoxin-disulfide reductase — protein MSAPQHAKVLILGSGPAGYTAAVYAARANLQPLLITGIAQGGQLMTTTEVDNWPADVHGVQGPELMQRFLEHAERFKTQIVFDHINKVDLGKRPFTLTGDSGTYTCDSLIIATGASAKYLGLDSEQKFMGRGVSACATCDGFFYREQEVCVIGGGNTAVEEALYLANIANKVTLVHRRDKFRAEPILIDKLHEKVAEGKIVLKLHRELDQVLGDDTGVTGIRIKSTQNGETEQIDLKGCFIAIGHHPNTDIFQGQLEMKDNYILTRSGLQGFATMTSIPGVFAAGDVQDNVYRQAITSAGTGCMAALDAQRFLEQDGTL, from the coding sequence ATGTCCGCTCCCCAACACGCCAAGGTTTTGATCCTCGGCTCCGGCCCGGCCGGCTATACCGCTGCTGTTTATGCGGCGCGCGCAAATCTGCAACCCTTGCTCATCACCGGCATTGCTCAAGGCGGCCAATTGATGACGACAACAGAAGTTGACAATTGGCCGGCCGATGTTCACGGCGTCCAGGGCCCGGAGCTGATGCAGCGCTTTCTCGAACACGCCGAGCGCTTCAAGACACAGATCGTTTTCGACCATATCAACAAGGTCGACCTTGGCAAGCGCCCCTTCACGCTGACCGGCGACAGCGGTACCTACACCTGCGATTCGCTCATCATTGCCACGGGCGCTTCCGCCAAATACCTGGGCCTCGATTCCGAACAGAAGTTCATGGGCCGCGGCGTTTCGGCCTGCGCAACCTGCGATGGCTTCTTCTACCGCGAGCAAGAGGTGTGCGTGATCGGCGGCGGCAACACGGCCGTCGAGGAAGCACTGTATCTCGCCAACATCGCGAACAAGGTCACGCTGGTCCATCGCCGGGACAAGTTCCGCGCCGAGCCCATCCTGATCGACAAGCTCCACGAAAAGGTCGCCGAAGGCAAGATCGTGCTGAAGCTCCACAGGGAACTCGACCAGGTGCTGGGCGACGACACGGGCGTGACGGGCATCCGGATCAAGAGCACGCAGAACGGCGAGACCGAGCAGATCGACCTCAAGGGCTGCTTCATCGCCATCGGCCACCACCCCAACACCGACATCTTCCAGGGCCAGCTTGAGATGAAGGACAACTACATCCTCACTCGCTCCGGCCTGCAGGGCTTCGCCACGATGACCAGCATTCCGGGCGTGTTCGCCGCCGGCGACGTGCAGGACAACGTGTACCGCCAGGCCATCACGAGCGCGGGCACCGGCTGCATGGCCGCGCTGGACGCCCAGCGCTTCCTCGAGCAGGACGGCACGCTCTAG
- the rpmB gene encoding 50S ribosomal protein L28, with protein MARVCDVTGKGPMVGNNVSHANNKTKRRFLPNLQYRRFWVETENRWVRLRVSSAALRLIDKNGIDAVLADLRARGQA; from the coding sequence ATGGCACGCGTATGCGACGTAACGGGCAAAGGCCCGATGGTCGGAAACAACGTTTCCCACGCCAACAACAAAACCAAGCGCCGGTTCCTGCCGAACCTGCAATATCGCCGTTTCTGGGTCGAGACCGAAAACCGCTGGGTTCGCCTGCGTGTTTCGAGCGCTGCACTGCGCCTGATCGACAAGAACGGCATCGACGCCGTGCTCGCAGACCTGCGCGCACGCGGCCAAGCTTAA
- the rpmG gene encoding 50S ribosomal protein L33, producing MATSKGGREKIKLESTAGTGHFYTTSKNKKTMPEKMSIMKFDPKARKHVEYKEIKLK from the coding sequence ATGGCAACGAGCAAAGGCGGACGCGAAAAGATCAAGCTGGAATCCACCGCGGGTACCGGCCACTTCTACACGACCAGCAAGAACAAGAAGACGATGCCTGAAAAGATGTCGATCATGAAGTTCGACCCCAAGGCGCGCAAGCACGTCGAATACAAGGAAATCAAGCTGAAGTAA
- a CDS encoding fatty acid desaturase: MLIPDSAVLSAAIDWLGHGLWDLTWWQVVLYTLVTTHITIAAVTIFLHRTQTHRAMDLGPIPSHFFRFWLWLGTGMVTKEWVAIHRKHHAKCETEDDPHSPQVKGIDEVLWRGAELYRAESKNKETMDRYGHGTPDDWLERNLYTRYSWQGVGLMLVINLALFGGLGLTVWAVQMLWIPITAAGIINGIGHYWGYRNFEAPDASRNVSPWGLIIGGEELHNNHHTYPTSAKFSVKKYEFDIGWVYIQMMQKIGWAKVKKVPPKMQMGDIQPVANEKTLEAVIANRYEVMAGYAREMRRVTKAELVALKTKGGDISVLKAAKNWLHRDDDKVPASARTHLVQARAAHPVIDKMVTMREELRQLWLNTSQSREQLAADLAAWCHRAEASGIAGLREFSTRLRAARA, from the coding sequence ATGTTGATTCCTGACTCTGCCGTTTTGAGCGCGGCCATCGACTGGCTCGGACACGGCTTGTGGGACCTCACATGGTGGCAAGTCGTGCTGTACACGCTCGTCACCACGCACATCACGATCGCCGCGGTCACGATTTTCCTGCACCGCACGCAGACGCACCGGGCCATGGATCTGGGCCCGATCCCTTCGCACTTCTTCCGTTTCTGGCTGTGGCTCGGCACCGGCATGGTGACCAAGGAATGGGTGGCCATTCACCGCAAGCACCACGCCAAGTGCGAAACCGAAGACGACCCGCACAGCCCGCAGGTCAAAGGCATCGACGAGGTCCTGTGGCGCGGCGCCGAGCTGTATCGCGCCGAGTCGAAGAACAAGGAAACGATGGATCGCTACGGCCACGGCACGCCCGATGACTGGCTCGAACGCAACCTGTACACGCGCTACAGCTGGCAAGGCGTCGGCCTGATGCTGGTCATCAACCTGGCGCTGTTCGGCGGGCTTGGCCTGACGGTCTGGGCCGTGCAGATGCTCTGGATTCCCATCACGGCGGCCGGCATCATCAATGGCATCGGCCACTACTGGGGCTATCGCAACTTCGAGGCGCCGGACGCCAGCCGCAATGTCTCGCCCTGGGGCCTGATCATCGGTGGCGAAGAGCTGCACAACAACCACCACACGTATCCCACCTCGGCCAAGTTCTCGGTCAAGAAATACGAATTCGACATCGGCTGGGTCTATATCCAGATGATGCAGAAGATTGGCTGGGCCAAGGTCAAGAAGGTGCCGCCGAAGATGCAGATGGGCGACATCCAGCCCGTGGCCAACGAGAAGACGCTCGAGGCCGTCATTGCCAACCGCTATGAAGTCATGGCCGGCTATGCGCGCGAAATGCGCCGTGTCACCAAGGCGGAGCTGGTTGCGCTCAAGACCAAGGGCGGCGACATCTCGGTGCTCAAGGCAGCCAAGAACTGGCTGCACCGCGACGACGACAAGGTGCCGGCATCGGCCCGCACGCACCTCGTGCAGGCGCGCGCCGCCCATCCGGTCATCGACAAGATGGTGACGATGCGCGAAGAACTGCGCCAGCTGTGGCTCAACACTTCGCAGTCGCGCGAGCAACTGGCGGCCGATCTGGCGGCCTGGTGCCATCGTGCGGAAGCCAGCGGCATTGCCGGCCTGCGCGAATTCTCGACCCGCCTGCGCGCAGCACGGGCCTGA
- a CDS encoding RsmB/NOP family class I SAM-dependent RNA methyltransferase, which produces MHPKALLEATADLVGLVLKFDHPADQVVSRFFRDHREFGPRERATLAETVYTVLRKKLLFDHLSPSGTGSKERRMAILGFYGPRDFLKSALNDTEKRWLDNCDAVKPEDLLERHRHNLPEWLVTPLKAQLGDGFWPLVESLQQPAPLDLRVNALTDKRAEVKAELAKAAIKSEATPFSPWGLRIEGKPALTKLDAFARGAVEVQDEGSQLLALLLDAKRGEMVVDFCAGAGGKTLAIGATMRNTGRLYAFDTSAHRLDALKPRLARSKLSNVHPAAIAHERDDRIKRLAGKIDRVLVDAPCSGLGTLRRNPDLKWRQSPKSVEELTVKQAAILQSAARLLKSGGRLIYATCSVLPEENEAIAEAFSAANPDFVPQDAAELLQGLKVEGFEKLCAGGPDGRRYLRLWPHRHATDGFFAAVWNRK; this is translated from the coding sequence ATGCACCCCAAAGCCCTGTTGGAGGCCACCGCCGATCTGGTCGGCCTTGTCCTGAAATTCGATCACCCGGCCGACCAGGTCGTTTCGCGCTTTTTCCGCGATCACCGCGAGTTCGGCCCGCGCGAGCGAGCCACGCTTGCCGAGACCGTCTATACCGTGCTGCGCAAGAAGCTCCTGTTCGACCATCTCTCGCCTTCGGGCACCGGTTCGAAAGAGCGCCGCATGGCGATCCTGGGCTTTTACGGCCCGCGCGATTTTTTGAAGAGCGCTCTCAACGACACCGAAAAGCGCTGGCTCGACAACTGCGATGCCGTCAAGCCGGAAGATCTGCTGGAGCGCCACCGCCACAACCTGCCCGAATGGCTGGTCACGCCGCTCAAGGCCCAACTGGGCGACGGTTTCTGGCCGTTGGTCGAGAGTCTGCAGCAGCCCGCTCCGCTCGACCTCCGGGTCAATGCACTGACCGACAAGCGGGCAGAAGTGAAGGCGGAGCTTGCCAAGGCCGCTATCAAATCTGAAGCAACCCCGTTTTCGCCCTGGGGCTTGCGCATCGAGGGCAAGCCGGCGCTGACCAAGCTGGATGCATTTGCGCGCGGCGCAGTCGAGGTACAGGACGAGGGCTCCCAGCTGCTCGCGCTGCTGCTGGACGCCAAGCGTGGCGAAATGGTGGTCGATTTTTGCGCCGGCGCGGGCGGCAAGACGCTGGCGATTGGCGCCACCATGCGCAATACCGGCCGGCTCTATGCCTTCGACACCTCGGCGCACCGGCTCGATGCGCTCAAGCCGCGGCTCGCGCGCAGCAAGCTCTCCAACGTCCATCCGGCTGCCATCGCGCACGAGCGCGACGATCGCATCAAGCGCCTCGCCGGCAAGATCGATCGGGTGCTGGTCGACGCGCCCTGCTCGGGCCTGGGGACGCTGCGCCGCAATCCGGACCTCAAATGGCGCCAGTCGCCCAAATCGGTCGAGGAGCTGACGGTCAAGCAAGCCGCCATCCTGCAAAGCGCGGCGCGCTTGCTGAAATCCGGCGGTCGTCTGATTTATGCCACGTGCAGTGTGCTGCCGGAAGAAAACGAGGCCATTGCCGAGGCTTTCAGCGCCGCCAACCCGGATTTCGTGCCGCAGGACGCGGCGGAACTGCTGCAGGGCCTCAAGGTGGAGGGGTTCGAGAAGCTCTGCGCCGGCGGGCCGGACGGTCGCCGTTATCTGCGGCTCTGGCCCCACCGCCACGCGACGGACGGCTTCTTTGCGGCGGTGTGGAACCGCAAATAG
- a CDS encoding M48 family metalloprotease gives MDRADFVHLVRLSEHASADDSARYRRSVAAFAALGYAWVMACLALSIGIIAWVALAAGRGRFGFSRGWLLLFALGLLWATLRALWVRLDEPDGRELSREDAPALFEALDRIRKKIKGPPVHRVYLDDEFNASIRQVPRFGLFGGAVNSLSIGLPLLMMLDRRRLLSVLAHEYGHLRGNHGKLSAWIYRTRLSWLKLDASLQRDEGVMALVSQAFFRWYFPRFAARTFALARQDEYEADRISGRLLGTPVAAAALTEIAIKGNWYANEFWASHWARAEREPQPPGPFKALRELAGTPPSNEFARQALREAMRRVSDLDDTHPVLRDRLEALGQKAVVPPWSTEPALSMLADSAKWIQHFDNQWRRAHASDWKQHHAHRARIRERIELLAARGERNTPDEMVEWADSERRLDPAAPVRERYERVLRVAPEHPGALRGVAQMLPTRDRDARLAVLDRLHGSSAASRWWAAKNAVAALEDPDAGAHDEEALKLWRGRLKEAEEAEARAWEEITETPFFSQIVRHDLSDHELGELRADLSRCLPISRAWLVRKTLREFPWRRAYIVFVDLPGMDDDERWQLCRHLEQTLSLPGAALVLWAGYSPTLEEIERQAFGTIWTRTA, from the coding sequence ATGGATCGCGCTGATTTTGTTCACCTCGTCCGACTGAGCGAGCATGCCAGCGCCGACGACAGTGCGCGCTACCGGCGCAGCGTCGCGGCGTTTGCCGCGCTCGGCTATGCCTGGGTGATGGCCTGCCTGGCGCTGTCGATCGGCATCATCGCCTGGGTGGCACTGGCCGCCGGGCGCGGGCGATTCGGTTTCTCGCGCGGCTGGCTGCTGCTGTTTGCCTTGGGCCTTCTCTGGGCCACGCTGCGCGCCTTGTGGGTGCGATTGGACGAACCCGATGGCCGCGAGCTTTCCCGCGAGGATGCGCCGGCGCTGTTCGAGGCACTCGACCGCATCCGCAAGAAGATCAAGGGGCCGCCGGTCCATCGCGTCTACCTGGACGACGAGTTCAACGCCAGCATCCGGCAGGTGCCGCGCTTCGGCCTGTTTGGCGGAGCGGTCAATTCCCTCTCCATCGGCTTGCCGCTCTTGATGATGCTGGACCGGCGGCGGCTGCTGTCGGTGCTCGCGCACGAGTACGGACACTTGCGCGGCAACCACGGCAAGCTCAGTGCCTGGATCTACCGCACGCGGCTGTCGTGGCTCAAGCTGGACGCCAGCCTGCAACGCGACGAAGGCGTGATGGCGCTGGTGTCGCAGGCCTTTTTCCGCTGGTACTTTCCGCGCTTTGCGGCCCGGACCTTCGCGCTTGCCCGGCAAGACGAGTACGAAGCCGACCGCATTTCCGGTCGGCTGCTGGGCACGCCCGTGGCCGCGGCCGCGCTGACGGAAATAGCCATCAAGGGCAACTGGTACGCCAATGAATTCTGGGCATCGCACTGGGCACGTGCCGAACGCGAGCCCCAGCCGCCCGGTCCCTTCAAGGCACTGCGGGAGCTTGCCGGTACGCCACCCAGCAACGAATTCGCGCGCCAGGCCCTGCGCGAGGCCATGCGGCGCGTCAGCGACCTCGACGACACGCACCCTGTCTTGCGTGACCGGCTCGAGGCGCTTGGCCAGAAGGCTGTGGTGCCGCCATGGTCCACCGAGCCGGCGCTGAGCATGCTGGCCGACAGCGCGAAGTGGATCCAGCATTTCGACAATCAATGGCGCCGCGCCCATGCCAGCGACTGGAAGCAGCACCATGCGCACAGGGCGCGTATTCGCGAACGCATCGAACTTCTTGCCGCGCGGGGCGAGCGCAACACGCCCGACGAAATGGTCGAGTGGGCCGATTCCGAACGCCGGCTCGATCCGGCGGCGCCAGTGCGCGAGCGCTATGAACGCGTGCTGCGGGTTGCCCCCGAACATCCCGGTGCCTTGCGGGGGGTGGCCCAGATGCTGCCCACGCGAGACCGCGACGCACGCCTGGCGGTGCTCGACCGCCTGCACGGCTCCAGCGCGGCCAGCCGCTGGTGGGCTGCGAAAAACGCCGTGGCGGCGCTCGAGGATCCCGATGCAGGGGCGCACGACGAGGAAGCCCTGAAGCTGTGGCGCGGCCGGCTCAAGGAGGCGGAAGAAGCCGAGGCGCGTGCCTGGGAGGAGATCACCGAAACGCCGTTCTTCAGCCAGATCGTCCGGCATGACCTGAGCGACCATGAGTTGGGCGAACTGCGGGCCGACCTGTCGCGGTGCCTCCCGATCTCGAGGGCCTGGCTGGTGCGCAAGACCTTGCGCGAGTTTCCGTGGCGCCGGGCCTACATCGTGTTCGTAGACCTGCCCGGCATGGACGATGACGAGCGCTGGCAGCTTTGCCGGCACCTCGAGCAGACCCTGAGCCTGCCGGGGGCGGCGCTGGTTCTCTGGGCCGGTTATTCGCCGACGCTGGAGGAGATTGAACGGCAGGCTTTCGGGACGATCTGGACGCGCACGGCGTAG
- a CDS encoding DUF1653 domain-containing protein, with protein sequence MNDNDLPPLTETPPGRYRHYKGGEYEVLGTVRHSETLEPMTLYRALYGAQGLWVRPAAMFNETVEIEGIRQLRFAPV encoded by the coding sequence GTGAATGACAACGACCTGCCACCCCTGACAGAGACGCCTCCCGGCCGCTATCGCCACTACAAGGGCGGCGAATACGAGGTGCTGGGCACCGTGCGCCATAGCGAGACGCTCGAACCGATGACCCTCTACCGTGCCCTTTATGGCGCCCAGGGGCTCTGGGTTCGCCCTGCCGCGATGTTCAACGAAACCGTGGAGATCGAGGGAATTCGCCAATTGCGCTTTGCCCCGGTTTAG
- a CDS encoding I78 family peptidase inhibitor — protein sequence MKTQSLLCAVASAVLLAACAAPASTPTSAPASASAAAAEPVYQCNADGARFAVGQPLSPQLEAAARVRAGAGTVRALKPGEAVTMELNGGRLNLDVDARGRVTDVRCG from the coding sequence TTGAAAACCCAATCGCTACTGTGCGCGGTCGCCAGCGCCGTTCTGCTGGCGGCTTGCGCCGCGCCAGCCTCCACACCCACCTCTGCACCTGCTTCCGCATCCGCCGCGGCAGCCGAGCCGGTTTACCAGTGCAATGCGGATGGCGCACGGTTCGCTGTCGGACAGCCGTTGTCGCCGCAGCTCGAAGCCGCCGCCCGCGTGCGCGCCGGCGCGGGCACGGTGCGCGCCCTGAAGCCCGGCGAAGCGGTCACGATGGAACTCAACGGCGGGCGCCTCAACCTCGACGTGGATGCGCGCGGCCGGGTGACGGACGTTCGCTGCGGCTGA
- the purN gene encoding phosphoribosylglycinamide formyltransferase yields the protein MKNIVILISGGGSNMAAIVRAAERDRWSERFGARIAAVVSNKAEAGGLALAKTHGIETAVVPHRDYPSREAFDEALAKVVDAHSPALVVLAGFMRILTPAFVGRYSGRLVNIHPSLLPAFPGLNTHQRAIDAGCKVAGVTVHQVTTELDHGPILAQAVVPVLPDDTAATLAGRVLAQEHQLYPRAIAEWLADTSSHIR from the coding sequence ATGAAGAACATCGTGATCCTGATCTCCGGCGGCGGCTCCAACATGGCGGCCATCGTGCGCGCCGCCGAGCGCGACCGCTGGTCCGAGCGCTTCGGCGCGCGCATTGCCGCCGTCGTCAGCAACAAGGCCGAAGCGGGAGGGCTTGCGCTCGCCAAAACGCACGGCATCGAAACCGCCGTGGTCCCGCACAGGGACTATCCGAGCCGCGAGGCCTTCGACGAGGCGCTGGCGAAGGTCGTCGATGCGCATTCGCCCGCCCTGGTGGTACTGGCGGGCTTCATGCGCATCCTGACGCCCGCCTTCGTCGGCCGTTATTCAGGCCGGCTGGTCAATATCCATCCTTCGCTGCTGCCCGCCTTTCCGGGGCTGAACACGCACCAGCGGGCCATCGACGCCGGCTGCAAGGTGGCGGGCGTCACGGTGCACCAGGTGACCACCGAACTCGACCACGGCCCCATCCTGGCGCAGGCGGTGGTGCCGGTGCTGCCGGACGACACCGCGGCCACACTGGCCGGCCGGGTGCTCGCGCAGGAGCATCAGTTGTATCCGCGCGCCATTGCGGAATGGCTTGCCGATACATCAAGTCACATACGTTAA